The following coding sequences lie in one Apium graveolens cultivar Ventura chromosome 1, ASM990537v1, whole genome shotgun sequence genomic window:
- the LOC141668117 gene encoding coatomer subunit alpha-1-like: MLTKFETKSNRVKGLSFHSKRPWILASLHSGVIQLWDYRMGTLIDRFDEHDGPVRGVHFHKSQPLFVSGGDDYKIKVWNYKLHRCLFTLLGHLDYIRTVQFHHEHPWIVSASDDQTIRIWNWQSRTCISVLTGHNHYVMCAIFHPKDDLVVSASLDQTVRVWDISALRKKTASPADDILRLSQMNTDFFGGVDAVVKYVLEGHDRGVNWAAFHPSLPLIVSGADDRQVKLWRMNDTKAWEVDTLRGHMNNVSCVLFHAKQDIIVSNSEDKSIRVWDATKRTAIQTFRREHDRFWILASHPEMNLLAAGHDSGVIVFKLERERPAFSVSGDSMFYVKDRFLRFYEFATQRETQVIPIRRPGSTSLNQSPRTLSYSPTENAILICSDVEGGSYELYVVPKDSISRGDTVQEAKRGIGGSAIFVARNRFAVLDRTNNQVLVKNLKNETVKKSVLPIAADAIFYAGTGNLLCRAEDKVVIFDLQQRIVLGDLQTPFVKYIVWSSDMESVALLSKHSIVIANKKLVHQCTLHETIRVKSGGWDDNGVFIYTTLNHIKYCLPNGDSGIIKTLDVPIYITKVCGNKIFCLDRDGKNRVIVVDAAEYIFKLSLSRKKYEDVMRMIRNSQLCGQAVIAYLQQKGFPEVALHFVKDERTRFSLALESGNIQTAVAAAKEIDEKDHWYRLGVEALRQGNAGIVEYAYQRTKNFERLSFLYLITGNTEKLSKMLKIAEVKNDVMGQFHNALYLGDVQERVKILENAGHLPLAYITASVHGLHEVADKLATALGDKVPALPNNKAPSLLMPPTPIVSGGDWPLLRVMRGAFEAGLDNVGKGAPEEEEEVPDGNWGEELDMVDVEGVDNEESVVVLHDEEAAEENEDGGWDLEDLDLPPEMDTPKASSVNSRVFVAPTPGIAVSQIWTQRSSLAAEHAAAGNFDIAMRLLSRQLGIRNFGPLKSGFLDLYNGSHSYIRALTSAAVLSVALERGWTESSSPNVRGPPALVFTFSGLEEKLKDGYKATTAGKFTEALRLFLTILHTIPLIVVESRREVDEVKELIVIVKEYVLGLQMELKRKELKDDPVRQQELAAYFTHCNLQLPHLRLALQNAMTVCFRAKNLNTAGNFARRLLDTNPTNEKQATMARQVLQAAEKNMKDASQLNYDFRNPFVICGATYVPIYRGQKDVSCPYCSSRFVPSLEGQLCTVCDLAAIGSDASGLLCSPSQVR; this comes from the exons ATGTTGACGAAATTTGAGACTAAGAGTAATAGAGTAAAAGGACTGAGTTTCCACAGTAAGAGACCGTGGATTCTCGCGAGTCTTCATAGCGGTGTTATTCAGCTATGGGATTATCGAATGGGTACATTGATCGATAGGTTTGACGAGCACGATGGACCTGTTAGGGGTGTGCATTTTCATAAGTCTCAGCCGCTTTTTGTTTCCGGAG GAGATGATTATAAAATTAAAGTTTGGAACTACAAGTTACATAGGTGCTTGTTTACTCTTCTCGGACATCTTGATTATATCCGTACTGTGCAATTTCATCATGAGCATCCTTGGATAGTGAGTGCTAGTGATGATCAGACCATCAGAATTTGGAATTGGCAGTCACGAACATGCATATCTGTTTTGACCGGGCACAACCATTACGTGATGTGCGCTATATTCCATCCTAAAGACGACCTTGTTGTGTCAGCATCACTTGATCAGACTGTCCGTGTCTGGGATATTAGTGCTCTTAGGAAGAAGACAGCATCCCCTGCTGATGATATTCTGCGTTTAAGTCAGATGAACACTGATTTTTTTGGGGGAGTTGATGCTGTTGTCAAATATGTACTAGAAGGTCATGACCGGGGCGTCAACTGGGCTGCATTTCATCCTAGCTTGCCTCTTATTGTCTCAGGGGCTGATGATCGTCAAGTCAAGTTGTGGCGCATGAATG ATACAAAGGCTTGGGAAGTGGACACATTAAGAGGGCACATGAATAATGTTTCATGTGTTCTTTTCCATGCCAAGCAGGATATAATTGTTTCTAACTCCGAGGATAAGAGCATTCGTGTTTGGGATGCAACAAAGCGCACTGCTATTCAAACTTTTCGTCGTGAGCATGATCGATTTTGGATTCTTGCATCTCATCCAGAGATGAATCTGCTTGCTGCTGGTCACGATAGTGGCGTGATTGTTTTCAAGCTGGAAAGAGAGAGGCCTGCATTCTCAGTGAGCGGAGATTCCATGTTTTATGTTAAGGATCGCTTTCTGCGGTTCTATGAGTTTGCAACTCAGAGAGAAACACAGGTTATTCCAATAAGGCGCCCTGGCTCTACCAGTTTGAATCAAAGTCCGCGAACACTGTCATACAGTCCTACAGAAAATGCTATACTTATTTGTTCGGATGTTGAGGGTGGATCTTATGAGCTATATGTAGTACCTAAAGACAGCATTAGTAGAGGAGATACAGTCCAAGAAGCTAAAAGAGGTATTGGTGGATCAGCTATTTTTGTAGCTCGAAATCGGTTTGCAGTACTTGATAGAACCAACAATCAAGTGTTGGTCAAGAACCTTAAGAATGAGACAGTTAAAAAGAGTGTCCTACCTATAGCTGCAGATGCAATATTTTATGCTGGAACTGGTAATTTGCTTTGTAGAGCGGAGGACAAAGTGGTTATTTTTGACCTTCAGCAAAGGATTGTTCTTGGTGATCTTCAAACGCCTTTTGTGAAGTATATTGTCTGGTCAAGTGACATGGAAAGTGTTGCCTTGCTTAGCAAACATTCTATCGTGATAGCTAATAAAAAACTTGTACACCAGTGCACCCTTCATGAAACAATTCGAGTAAAGAGTGGTGGTTGGGATGACAATGGAGTCTTTATTTACACAACACTGAATCACATCAAGTACTGCCTTCCAAATGGAGACAGTGGGATAATAAAGACACTTGATGTTCCAATATACATCACCAAAGTTTGTGGCAATAAGATTTTTTGCTTGGATCGTGATGGAAAGAATAGGGTGATAGTGGTTGATGCAGCAgaatatattttcaaactgtCATTGTCGAGGAAGAAATACGAAGATGTTATGAGAATGATAAGAAACTCACAGCTTTGTGGGCAAGCGGTGATTGCTTATTTGCAGCAGAAGGGTTTCCCGGAAGTGGCCCTTCATTTTGTGAAAGATGAGAGAACTCGATTTAGTTTGGCACTGGAGAGTGGTAATATTCAGACTGCAGTTGCCGCAGCTAAGGAAATTGATGAGAAGGATCACTGGTACAGATTAGGGGTCGAAGCCCTTCGCCAGGGTAATGCAGGTATAGTAGAATATGCCTACCAGAGGACGAAGAATTTTGAAAGGTTATCTTTCCTATATCTTATAACAGGGAATACAGAAAAACTGTCCAAGATGCTTAAAATTGCTGAAGTTAAGAATGATGTGATGGGTCAGTTTCATAATGCTCTCTATCTCGGTGATGTTCAAGAGCGGGTGAAGATTTTGGAAAATGCTGGGCACTTGCCACTTGCTTATATCACTGCTTCTGTGCATGGCTTACATGAGGTTGCTGACAAGCTTGCAACTGCATTGGGAGATAAAGTTCCCGCATTACCAAATAACAAAGCTCCCTCCCTTCTTATGCCCCCAACCCCAATTGTTAGTGGTGGAGATTGGCCCCTGTTGAGAGTCATGAGGGGAGCTTTTGAAGCTGGGTTGGATAACGTTGGTAAGGGTGCTccggaggaggaggaagaagttCCTGATGGTAACTGGGGTGAAGAATTGGATATGGTTGATGTAGAAGGAGTGGATAATGAGGAATCAGTTGTAGTGCTTCATGATGAAGAAGCAGCTGAAGAAAATGAGGATGGTGGATGGGACCTTGAGGATTTGGACCTTCCTCCTGAGATGGATACTCCAAAGGCTTCTTCTGTAAACTCTCGAGTATTTGTGGCCCCAACTCCTGGAATTGCTGTAAGCCAGATATGGACTCAGAGATCATCTCTTGCCGCTGAGCATGCAGCAGCTGGTAATTTTGACATTGCTATGCGGTTGTTAAGCCGGCAATTGGGAATTCGAAATTTCGGTCCTTTAAAATCAGGGTTTCTTGATCTTTACAATGGCAGTCATAGTTATATTCGTGCCCTTACCTCTGCTGCAGTGTTATCAGTTGCATTGGAACGAGGGTGGACGGAATCCTCCAGCCCTAATGTAAGGGGCCCGCCAGCTCTAGTATTCACTTTCTCTGGGTTGGAAGAGAAACTGAAGGATGGTTACAAAGCAACTACAGCTGGGAAATTTACCGAGGCTCTTCGACTGTTCCTAACTATTCTGCATACTATACCTTTGATTGTAGTCGAGTCAAGAAGGGAGGTTGACGAAGTCAAGGAATTGATTGTGATAGTGAAAGAGTATGTGTTGGGCCTGCAAATGGAGCTAAAGAGAAAGGAACTCAAAGATGATCCAGTCCGCCAGCAAGAGCTTGCTGCATATTTCACCCATTGTAACCTCCAACTACCGCATTTAAGGCTTGCACTGCAAAACGCAATGACTGTTTGCTTTAGGGCTAAGAACCTTAACACAGCTGGTAACTTTGCTAGACGCCTTCTAGATACTAACCCTACCAATGAGAAACAGGCAACTATGGCAAGGCAAGTGCTGCAGGCTGCTGAGAAGAATATGAAAGATGCATCTCAGCTGAACTATGATTTTAGAAATCCTTTTGTGATTTGTGGAGCCACATATGTCCCTATTTACCGAGGACAGAAAGATGTCTCATGCCCATATTGTAGTTCCCGGTTTGTACCAAGCTTAGAAGGGCAGCTATGTACTGTATGTGATCTTGCAGCGATCGGCTCTGATGCTTCCGGTTTGCTATGTTCTCCATCCCAGGTCAGATGA